From a region of the Wolbachia endosymbiont (group B) of Gerris lacustris genome:
- the secD gene encoding protein translocase subunit SecD — protein sequence MLNKLTVKSLSVLLIFLLSLYIILPNFFDNKFFTSKKRINLGLDLKGGSSLLLNVDLDFYFKEKLSMLADEVKESLLTQNSIKNDKQVVVTLSNMDDYKKVSMLIHKINPNLELNRKDTSIFISYKPHYKNSLINEVVSESIINVQRRLDKLGTKEVSVQKQGQNKILVQVPGVEDTQQIKSLLGKTAKLAFHLANTNIEKLQDIDHETTVMLKDSLGNSYPIFRKTEIGGDSLVNASVRFGNLGKPTVHFKFDSIASKRFAKITKENVGKPFAIVLDNTVLTVPTIREPILNGEGEISGNFTEKQASELAILLKSGALPAPLKIIEEKNVGPSLGEESIKAGEIAAIISIIAVALLIMIIYGKLGLLASIALFFNVVSILLILTLLEATLTLPGIAGIALTVGMSVDANVLIFERIREEIRAGKRTARAIEEGFKNAIKTILDSNLTTLIAAGIMFTIGSGAIRGFSITLSIGVLCSMFSAITVTKLLIELCVNPKKLVL from the coding sequence ATGCTAAACAAGCTCACAGTTAAATCTCTTTCAGTATTGCTAATTTTTTTGCTATCTTTATATATCATATTGCCAAACTTTTTTGATAATAAGTTTTTCACCTCAAAAAAGAGGATAAATCTAGGGCTTGACCTGAAAGGTGGATCGTCTCTACTTCTGAATGTAGACTTAGATTTTTACTTCAAAGAGAAATTGAGCATGCTAGCCGATGAAGTAAAAGAAAGTCTGTTAACACAAAATAGCATAAAAAACGATAAACAAGTAGTTGTAACTTTAAGTAATATGGATGATTACAAAAAAGTTTCGATGTTAATTCATAAAATAAACCCAAACTTAGAGCTGAATAGAAAAGATACTTCAATTTTTATTTCATATAAACCGCATTATAAGAACTCATTAATCAATGAAGTAGTTTCAGAGTCAATAATTAATGTCCAAAGGCGCTTAGATAAGCTTGGTACAAAGGAAGTAAGTGTACAAAAACAAGGGCAAAATAAGATATTAGTTCAAGTTCCTGGAGTAGAAGACACTCAGCAGATAAAATCTCTGCTTGGCAAAACAGCTAAGCTAGCTTTTCATTTGGCAAATACTAACATAGAAAAGTTGCAAGATATAGACCATGAAACTACTGTAATGCTCAAAGATTCTTTGGGTAATTCCTACCCGATATTCCGCAAAACTGAAATAGGCGGTGATTCATTAGTTAACGCATCAGTTAGATTTGGCAATTTAGGTAAACCAACAGTACATTTCAAATTTGACAGCATAGCAAGCAAAAGATTTGCAAAAATTACTAAAGAAAATGTAGGAAAGCCTTTTGCAATTGTTTTAGATAATACAGTTTTAACTGTACCAACAATACGTGAACCAATCCTAAATGGAGAAGGAGAGATTAGCGGTAATTTCACTGAAAAGCAAGCGAGTGAACTTGCAATACTTTTAAAATCCGGTGCGCTACCTGCGCCACTTAAAATAATTGAAGAAAAAAACGTTGGCCCAAGCCTTGGAGAAGAGTCAATAAAAGCAGGAGAAATAGCAGCAATAATTTCAATTATTGCTGTTGCTTTACTTATAATGATAATTTATGGTAAATTAGGCCTATTGGCCTCTATTGCATTGTTTTTTAATGTAGTTTCTATACTACTCATTCTCACTCTACTTGAAGCAACTCTTACTCTACCTGGAATTGCTGGAATTGCACTAACTGTTGGCATGTCGGTGGATGCAAATGTTTTAATATTTGAACGCATCCGCGAAGAAATAAGAGCAGGAAAAAGAACAGCTCGTGCCATTGAAGAAGGATTTAAAAATGCAATAAAAACAATTCTTGATTCAAACCTCACTACACTCATTGCTGCAGGAATAATGTTTACTATTGGTAGCGGAGCAATTAGAGGATTTTCTATTACTTTATCGATAGGAGTCTTATGCTCGATGTTTTCTGCAATCACAGTCACAAAACTTCTGATAGAGTTGTGTGTGAATCCAAAAAAGCTAGTACTTTAG